TACAAGGTTATAAACAATTATGACCCAAACAAACTGAACAGGATTCTAAGAAGGCTGAATGGAATACAGTTTATTATTACTGAAATACTGTAGTCATTTTGATATTTAGTAGTGACTGTATCTATAATGCATTAAATCagcaaaaataattctttttaaaaaaattaaacaaagttgATTGTTAGGGAAAACAAAGCATCAAACCTGTAGTAGAAACAAGTCAAACAATCACACATCTTCTTGCTTGTAAAAGAAAAGGGAGTGTCATATAAGTAAAACACACACGCACAGAgggggagagagagagttgaGGAGGTAGGGGGAGTACCATTCTCTGTAACATTTCAAGCACATGGCATGATTGCAGTTGGGAAGCACAATCTTACTATTCATGTCCATGCATATTccacattcatcttctctttcAATGTCTATGTCAGAAGACTGCCTATACTCCTCATCATCTCTTCTACGGTACCTCTCCATGCACACAACCTTTTGCTTCTTATCCTCGGTATCAGTGACACCTTTTTCAAGTTGCAATAAAGAGGGATATATGACAGCTGCTCAAAGCATAAATTCAACGCGTCAGCAACCAACAAAAGCTAAAATGCAAACTACTCAAACTTGGTTTAAAAAAACAAGAGCAGATATACCATAGAATTCTCTAATACTTGCTTTTCTTTCATGTGTAGACATGGTGGTTGTCCCATCCACATAGACCTACAACATGAGGCaaattcttcatcttctttaaGTCTCACATTTCAATATCCAAacctaaaaatgaaaacaacttACCTTGTAAATTAGGATTCTTAACAGTCCAAGGGCTCCAGCAAGATGACAATCTGTCCATTGCACCAAGAAAAGAAACAGGTGTGCAGCTGGACTGTATGACATTCTCATCTGAAGGCATGCACCATCATACTCCCTTGGAAAATCTGAAGCCCTGCACATCCCAATTACACATGATCAACAACTGTGATATTTGATGATAATttgacataattaaaaaaaggatcTTACTAACGA
The nucleotide sequence above comes from Glycine soja cultivar W05 chromosome 11, ASM419377v2, whole genome shotgun sequence. Encoded proteins:
- the LOC114377054 gene encoding E3 ubiquitin-protein ligase AIRP2-like isoform X3; translated protein: MPSDENVIQSSCTPVSFLGAMDRLSSCWSPWTVKNPNLQAVIYPSLLQLEKGVTDTEDKKQKVVCMERYRRRDDEEYRQSSDIDIEREDECGICMDMNSKIVLPNCNHAMCLKCYREWRTISQSCPFCRDSLKRVNSGDLWVFTDRRDVVDMATVTRENLRRLFMYIDKLPLIVPDSLFDTYDSHIR
- the LOC114377054 gene encoding E3 ubiquitin-protein ligase AIRP2-like isoform X2, with translation MYVASMRKSFKDSLKVLEADIQHANTLASDFPREYDGACLQMRMSYSPAAHLFLFLVQWTDCHLAGALGLLRILIYKVYVDGTTTMSTHERKASIREFYAVIYPSLLQLEKGVTDTEDKKQKVVCMERYRRRDDEEYRQSSDIDIEREDECGICMDMNSKIVLPNCNHAMCLKCYREWCACSIGTMHMKANDITIMPILP
- the LOC114377054 gene encoding E3 ubiquitin-protein ligase AIRP2-like isoform X1; translated protein: MYVASMRKSFKDSLKVLEADIQHANTLASDFPREYDGACLQMRMSYSPAAHLFLFLVQWTDCHLAGALGLLRILIYKVYVDGTTTMSTHERKASIREFYAVIYPSLLQLEKGVTDTEDKKQKVVCMERYRRRDDEEYRQSSDIDIEREDECGICMDMNSKIVLPNCNHAMCLKCYREWRTISQSCPFCRDSLKRVNSGDLWVFTDRRDVVDMATVTRENLRRLFMYIDKLPLIVPDSLFDTYDSHIR